A part of Phoenix dactylifera cultivar Barhee BC4 chromosome 2, palm_55x_up_171113_PBpolish2nd_filt_p, whole genome shotgun sequence genomic DNA contains:
- the LOC103722149 gene encoding E3 ubiquitin-protein ligase WAV3-like, with product MGTAWRRAKRALAANLCVYIPGNLDDDGGSPFGGHAAGRSSNAAAASSPTSSGGVSDYRELMPTTPTPTSSGLRLPRSGSRSSKRTCAICLGTMKAGHGHALFTAECSHTFHFHCIASNVKHGNRVCPVCRAKWKEIPFQGPPYSEHPHGRARVNPVNWPQEEGFMTVVRRFSRADSANRQHHLTPLFHTSEPIYFNDDEPLEPSDEPLDLQPDTTRDSQHGRSKTVEIKTYPEFSAIPQSASQENFTVLIHLKAPHPSTNQVSGRNVNPNSTASQTSRAPVDLVTVLDVSGSMAGTKLALLKRAMGFVIQNLGPSDRLSVIAFSSTARRLFHLCRMSDSGKQQALQAVNSLAASGGTNIAEGLRKGAKVIEERREKNPVCSIILLSDGQDTYTVTSSAGGTLQAQSHYESLVPSSIRGATSHQTPVHSFGFGSDHDSSSMHSISEISGGTFSFIETEGVIQDAFAQCIGGLLSVVVQEMLVGVECVHPGVQLAPIKSGGYASKVAADGRSGSIDVGDLYADEERDFMVSVNIPPAHDEFVLLKVGCSYRDPVLNETINLEGKELRIPRPAVVVGQMMSIEVDRERNRVQAAEAMAAARAAAERGALADAVSILEERRRILSKTLAGRSSDQLCLALDAELKEMQDRMASRQRYEASGRAYMLSGLSSHSWQRATVRGDSTDSTSLIHAYQTPSMVDMLERSQTLSPSPRLLNPPLRPARSFSAQLQLR from the exons ATGGGGACCGCGTGGAGGCGGGCCAAGAGGGCGCTGGCGGCGAATCTTTGCGTCTATATTCCGGGCAATCTGGACGATGACGGTGGCTCGCCGTTCGGCGGGCACGCCGCCGGAAGGTCGTCGAATGCTGCGGCGGCGTCTTCTCCGACATCGTCTGGCGGAGTGTCGGATTACCGAGAACTCATGCCGACGACGCCCACCCCCACCTCCTCCGGCCTCCGGCTTCCTAGATCCGGTAGCAGATCGTCAAAG CGAACATGTGCTATATGTCTTGGCACCATGAAAGCGGGTCATGGCCATGCACTCTTCACTGCAGAATGCTCCCATACGTTTCACTTTCATTGCATAGCATCAAATGTGAAGCATGGCAACCGTGTGTGCCCAGTGTGCAGAGCCAAGTGGAAGGAGATACCCTTCCAGGGGCCCCCATACTCCGAGCATCCTCATGGAAGGGCCCGAGTAAACCCAGTTAACTGGCCCCAAGAGGAAGGCTTCATGACTGTTGTCCGTCGGTTTTCTCGTGCAGATTCTGCAAACCGACAGCACCACCTCACTCCTCTCTTCCATACTTCAGAGCCAATCTATTTCAACGACGACGAGCCTCTTGAGCCCTCCGACGAGCCTCTTGACTTGCAGCCTGATACGACTAGAGATTCTCAGCATGGTAGGAGTAAAACAGTAGAGATCAAGACATACCCAGAATTCTCAGCCATTCCTCAGTCAGCCTCCCAGGAGAACTTCACTGTCCTGATACATCTGAAGGCCCCACATCCTAGCACAAACCAGGTTTCTGGCCGAAATGTCAATCCAAACTCAACGGCCTCACAAACCTCTCGTGCTCCTGTAGACCTTGTCACGGTGCTTGATGTCAGTGGCAGCATGGCTGGCACGAAGCTAGCACTTCTTAAGCGTGCCATGGGGTTTGTTATCCAAAACCTTGGACCCTCTGATAGGCTTTCTGTCATTGCCTTCTCTTCGACCGCACGCCGGCTGTTCCACCTCTGTCGGATGTCCGACTCTGGTAAGCAGCAGGCCCTGCAAGCCGTCAATTCTCTGGCGGCTAGTGGTGGCACTAACATTGCTGAGGGCCTCAGGAAGGGGGCCAAGGTGATCGAGGAGCGCAGAGAGAAGAACCCAGTCTGCAGCATCATTCTTCTCTCCGATGGGCAGGACACATATACTGTAACCTCTAGTGCTGGTGGAACTCTGCAAGCACAGTCACACTATGAATCACTAGTTCCGTCCTCTATACGTGGTGCAACCAGCCATCAAACACCTGTTCATTCCTTTGGTTTCGGTTCAGATCACGACTCTTCTTCCATGCATTCAATCTCAGAAATCTCTGGTGGGACTTTTTCTTTTATCGAGACGGAGGGTGTGATTCAAGATGCATTTGCTCAGTGCATCGGTGGCCTCCTGAGTGTAGTTGTGCAAGAGATGTTGGTGGGTGTGGAGTGTGTGCACCCAGGTGTGCAACTTGCTCCAATCAAGTCAGGCGGCTATGCAAGTAAGGTGGCAGCTGATGGACGGAGTGGATCAATCGATGTGGGTGACCTGTATGCTGATGAAGAAAGGGATTTCATGGTATCTGTAAACATTCCGCCAGCCCATGACGAGTTTGTGCTGTTGAAGGTGGGTTGTTCCTATAGAGACCCAGTATTGAATGAGACTATCAACTTGGAAGGTAAAGAACTGAGGATTCCGAGGCCAGCAGTTGTCGTGGGCCAGATGATGTCAATTGAGGTTGATCGCGAGAGGAATCGTGTGCAAGCTGCAGAAGCCATGGCGGCAGCAAGGGCTGCAGCTGAGAGGGGTGCACTAGCTGATGCAGTGTCCATACTTGAGGAGCGGAGGAGGATATTATCTAAAACCCTGGCAGGAAGATCTAGCGACCAGTTGTGCTTGGCTTTGGATGCAGAGCTGAAGGAGATGCAGGACAGGATGGCTAGCCGACAGAGGTACGAGGCTTCTGGGCGGGCTTATATGTTATCAGGGCTCAGCTCGCATTCGTGGCAAAGGGCAACGGTCCGTGGGGACTCGACGGACAGTACCAGCCTTATTCATGCCTATCAGACACCATCCATGGTAGACATGCTTGAGCGATCGCAGACGTTGAGTCCATCTCCACGACTTCTCAACCCGCCACTCCGTCCAGCAAGGTCTTTCTCAGCACAACTGCAGCTGAGGTAA